The proteins below come from a single Salvelinus sp. IW2-2015 unplaced genomic scaffold, ASM291031v2 Un_scaffold564, whole genome shotgun sequence genomic window:
- the LOC112068572 gene encoding gamma-crystallin N-B — protein MSQYSGKITFYEGKCFTGRQLEVRGDCDNFQDRGFMNRVNSIRVESGAFCCFDHPDFKGQQYILEHGEYPEFQRWNSHNDHMGSCKPIKMHGEHYRMELFEACNFSGQCVEVCDDCPFLQSRGFSKSCINSIKVYGDGAWVMYEEPNFRGRMYIVERGDYCSHNEWQAENPNIQSIRRVVNYF, from the exons ATGTCGCAGTATTCTGGAAAG ATCACCTTCTACGAGGGAAAATGCTTCACCGGCAGGCAGCTGGAGGTCAGGGGAGACTGCGATAACTTCCAGGACCGTGGCTTCATGAACCGCGTCAACTCCATCCGRGTGGAGAGCGGCGCCTTCTGCTGCTTCGACCACCCCGACTTCAAGGGACAGCAGTACATCCTGGAGCACGGCGAATACCCAGAGTTCCAGCGTTGGAACAGCCACAACGACCACATGGGCTCCTGCAAGCCCATCAAGATG CACGGTGAGCACTACAGAATGGAACTGTTCGAGGCCTGTAACTTCTCTGGCCAGTGTGTGGAGGTCTGTGACGACTGCCCCTTCCTGCAGAGCCGTGGCTTCAGCAAGAGCTGCATCAACTCCATCAAGGTCTACGGAGACGGAGC CTGGGTGATGTACGAGGAGCCTAACTTCCGCGGCCGCATGTACATCGTGGAGAGAGGAGACTACTGCAGTCACAACGAGTGGCAGGCCGAGAACCCCAACATCCAGTCCATCCGTAGAGTGGTCAACTACTTCTAA